Part of the Anopheles coluzzii chromosome 3, AcolN3, whole genome shotgun sequence genome is shown below.
TTAGTAAGCGGAAGAACATTGTGCGACGTGCTAATCCGGAAAACGAGAATGATCTGATGACAGCCATTGAAAATGGTGCTTCTCTAATAACATTCCAAGATTGCGAGGGCTACGTCCGCAACATGTGGGAATATATCAATAGAAGTTTAAGTGGAGAACAAATATTAGATTAATTTTAGATTTGTTATGCACATGTTTTTTATGTAACCTCCTACACACCAATATGATTGGGTTATCTGTGAACTACGAAACAATCTGTGAAACTTTTACGTTAACAATTATTATGAATTACTAATGCTACACTATTGTTATGTTCCTATTCGTATTTTGTTATTCTAATTGCGTTACCATTATGTTACcatgaatttattttgaataaaaagatGCACAgcattgcattaaaaaaaacatgtaccTTAAGCTCATTGACTAGTACACCTCTGCAGCCCTTTCGTTGAAGCAAGTAGCCTAATGAGAAAAGGCAAAGGCAAAGCGCCAGATGACGGCATGGGGCTGATCATTCAGCAGAGAACCGATCGACTGCATGGTGTTAGTGTGTTACTGGTGCACATCAGGATCTTCCAGCACGAACCTACAACGAAAGACGCTTGTGTGAATAACCCGGCAAACAGGTACTTCGTAATCGATGCATTGATTAAGACCCGCAGAAGGTGTGATGGAAATTTCTCTCCTCTCTCGGTGGCACGCTAGTTTTCCCATACTCACTAATGGCTTTCCGATCGAGTAGCGTCGCTTgtaactcacacacacacacacctgaatTGGTTTGCCTGAAGCTTCTCCGGCCCGGTGAGAAACAATAGATTTTCCTCACGCACATGAGCGTGAACATGACGCGCATAACTATACACGCGTGAAATGGTGAACCCCGATCAACAACCAGCATTCCAGCAAGCCAGCTAAATGCACACTTCTCCGCGAAGCAGCAATAATTAGAATAAATTGAGACTCAATGCATCGATTACGAAGTACCTGTTTGCCGGGTTATTCACCCAAGCGTCTTTCGTTGTAGGTTCGTGCTGGAAGATCCTGATGTGCACCAGTAACACACTAACACCATGCAGTCGATCGGTTCTCTGCTGAATGATCAGCCCCATGCCGTCATCTGGCGCTTTGCCTTTGCCTTTTCTCATTAGGCTACTTGCTTCAACGAAAGGGCTGCAGAGGTGTACTAGTCAATGAGCTTAAggtacatgttttttttaatgcaatgcTGTGCatctttttattcaaaataaattcatgGTAACATAATGGTAACGCAATTAGAATAACAAAATACGAATAGGAACATAACAATAGTGTAGCATTAGTAATTCATAATAATTGTTAACGTAAAAGTTTCACAGATTGTTTCGTAGTTCACAGATAACCCAATCATATTGGTGTGTAGGAGGTTACATAAAAAACATGTGCATAACAAATCTAAAATTAATCTAATATTTGTTCTCCACTTAAACTTCTATTGATATATTCCCACATGTTGCGGACGTAGCCCTCGCAATCTTGGAATGTTATTAGAGAAGCACCATTTTCAATGGCTGTCATCAGATCATTCTCGTTTTCCGGATTAGCACGTCGCACAATGTTCTTCCACTTACTAAACATATTCTCAATTGGGTTGAGAAATGGAGAGTAAGGCGGAAGATACAGCAATCTAGCGTTAATGTGTTGGGTAATGCATTCCTTGACTTCATTGCATTTATGAAATGCCACATTATCCATTACCAATACCGGTTCAAAAATTCCAACTTCTTCCAATTTGCCTTTcagttgtaaaataaaatcctTAAAGGAAACCCGCTCAATCGCAGTTGTTTTGGCTACATAATGCACAATACCATGTCTAGCCATAGCACAAACGATGGAAATATTGCGGCTCCGAAGCTGTGGTACTACTACCACTGCAGGTTTGCCGACTGCCGAACGCCCCATTGTTGCACGCATGCTTACGTTCATGCCTACTTCATCTATGTAGATGATATTTCTCTCGCTATATTCACGAGGAAGCGACATAAACTCCACGGCATATTTTCGCCTTTCTTCAATGTTAGAAGGAGCATTTCTTCTCTCTGGGTGTCTATTCACACGTTTGAAAGAATAATGAAATCCTTCTATCGCTCGTGTTATGGTGGTTATGCTGGCCTGTATGTTATGTTCCTGCTCcaattttgctgcattttccgTAGTGATATCGTGCAATCCTGGTCAATCCAACGTTTAATGCTGTCAATTACATCGTTCGACAGCTTCTTGGGTTTAGTCCCACCACGTTTTCTAGCTTCCACTACACCGGTTAATCTCACTTTGCGCAAGATGCTGTATACCGTAAAACGGTTCAATCCAAACATCTCGCATATGTTTGGCACCGTTTGGCCCCGTTCATAAGCAGCAACAACCCTTTTTCGGTCTTCCAGCGATGTAGCTCTACGTTTGGAAGTTGTTGGCTGCTCTTCTTCGTCATTACTCCACGGAACTATCGCTTGTTCTAACATGCCTAAAACACATATTCAAATCGTTACCAAAGGATAATCACGATTCCCGCATTTAATACTAACTTACCTTTCGATTTCCGAAGATAATCACGTTCTTTTGATGTAATGCTTTCAGTATTTTTAACTATGTTGAATGACTGCCGTGGTTTTAAGGTAGcagtttgtttttgatttgatttgcaaGCGTAAACATTAGGCAATATTTATACGAACTTGCAATTTTTGTTTACCGCCCACGATCGAGTGCTCAAATTGCTTTAATTAATGGCCCTGCAGTGTTAAAGCTTCATTCGAAGAACTAACCTGCGTATTATAAACTACGCTATATAGAAAGATAAGGGTACATGTACATGTACATAATAAAGATATAGCCTAGATTCCGATTCTGACAGCTGTGCGATTGAAAATAACTATTGTGTTAttaaattggacagagtagcttacaccatctgacgtgtaagcaagtggtagacagcggtgtctattcaaaacgactattgttataaacaagtggacagttgtttattatgctggtaaaccctgtaataggcgcagaaggtgcaagggatgctgcagtagtgggtcgccaaacattgacggagcggggatttaggtcgatgaactccttaaaagagataccgcgaggccaggttgaagcagccaaagcaatagcccggtgcgaatccggtacaccaattttaaaagatacgtaggagagcgtagaaagatcccggtcgcgtcgtacaaggctatataccaagatgtcgtctgtccctatgttagaacaggccatttcgcggatcgcttcaatcggagtatcaggagcaatacgggagataaagacccaagtacggggtgggcgttcaggaacggtcgtaatattattgcaggacatccctgtgcccgatgaaagcatagcgcgtgtaacggtattggtaggcgatgggtcgggagagcgatccaacaaTCGACGTTTAGAAGaattctcaccaacagcttgatgggtgagcttagaggccgcaactggaatcgtggtcgttgagtgcgtagcaggaatcgcagaatggtgagcactcgatgtagtggtatgcgtggcaagatgagagttgttcattagtgagttgaaggaagtgagaagctcacggtgcatgagatcaagctccttgatgccatgcttaacttcatcaagcgttgtgagtagtggagcctgtgagtagttgcgttccattgagtgagaagcagtaagtgagtcgatgaaatctttcacggaacgaattgacgatgctgattcctgtttcatcaaagctatctcgtttctaaaacaatccagtgaagaggaaagttcaagtcgcaagccagctgatgccgcctgcacagaacgtgaggaatcgcggaaatcggactgcaacgattccaacaggtaggcagcatcacgagaaaggccgtgcgagaagcgtaaagtgtcaacggcccgcaaacgctgagcacaatccgcgcaagcccagaataaattttgtgacttcttaaaatcacgcaggagcggggttgaaagtccaatgcacttatcgtggtaatagtgttcacacagaccgaagcacggaattggatcgttgctaatagcaccttcacatttcttacagatcacggacgccatcgcaaaagttcaaccacttaggggaatgttgcaaatcggtaggggaatgttgcaagcaagctgtggatgtttgcaatcacttaggggagttgtgcaatcgattagaggaatgttgcaagcgtactgtggagctgtcatcagactgtgggtgccggtgTAAAAAGCTACGAATTGATactgatgatgtttttttaaaaacatcgtttggagttgttttcgtgtgggattctgctgtacacatgataaactaaataaatcctgctgcggagccataattaaacatgataagttagtaagattgacgaaaatattttaaggtatttacagcggcacccacagtctgatgacagctccacagtacgcttgcaacattcccctaatcgattgcacaactcccctaagtgattgcaaacatccacagcttgcatgcaaGATTCCCCTagcgatttgcaacattcccctaagtggttgaactattcccttatataagcgaaaggccacgggagtgacaaaatgctgacaaatttttcaaaatgtgagcttttgtcacttttttgagcttttgtcaaaattttgtgacctggagcagccaggaaaaaaagttgacaaaagttgacaaaagttgacaaaatttgacgttcgtgaaaaagcgtaaacaaacagctatttggcgcagttgtgacccattgttatgataataatgctaaaatgcatgattctaattgatttatgtacctagttagtgcttcttaaacaaaatatcgatgatattcagatgttggagctttttgtcgctcttgtgtatgtttttggtgcggccacgagaaaagctcttttttgcagttgacaagcaattttgacaaagttgaaaattttttcaacattttttcagctccgtggccacgcgctatatgattcgaaaccctgtatatgaatgatacgatacgaaagaacaaaactgatttaaatgcaaactaaacataatacacaaaaagaaatacacataACCTGCTTCAACGCTTGGCTTGGAGAGCGAAATGGTTCGAAACGAAGAACCACACATACAGTCATATATTGCTTGTCAAATTATGAGAGTGTATGAGTTATCGTCAGAAAATTTCCGCTTGGGaagtagcagagccgaagttgTTCAGATATAtttctgtgtgccaaagcgagatgccctgtcttctctctctagattttggacggcaaaCCGCCGCGTGTGTAGAGATGTGTGCGTGTAACGAAAAATGATGGATGAAAAACGCGAGGAGCGAGgtctgaagtctttcgttggtcatacacacatgcatctacCAGCGGATTGCGCTATATCGAGTCTACCCATCTTTCTCGATCTACcatgattttttctgctatcgcactcatccgggtgttaggcatcctcagtctgtccagaactttcgttgtggaaggatgtgcggGAGTGATGTGCGATTTCTTGTGTCCCCTACTTtccttgtttacgttttgcgcaGTGTTGCTTCTTATTCCattgtggaatgatttatcctagctAACTTGTCGAGGTAAGTTTCTTGATCTCATATGTGCTTCAATGTACTAATTCAACTAATGCTTATCGTCTTCTAAGTTACAGGTGCATGCGCCATTCATCAACATTACCTGTTGGCATCatcaacaatcttcaaagtgggtgacggaaagaaattgttttccagttttaaaatattaaggtaagtgTTGCTCTCGTCATATTCGCAAAACTATCCAAAGTAATACGTATTACAtacattaattattggttcatttttattgacagCGCTCCGCACAACTcagccacaaaacaacacaatggATTGCGCTAATAACCTGTCGAAACACGCGCAGCCCCTGGGCGCGGtaggagaaagaaagaacgagaggaggaaAAACTAAAGCCAGCGCGCAGCTTTGATGGTACCCCGGACgcggtaagaagaaaaaagatcgagaggaggaagaacggtaaatttggaagAGGGAGACCGTTCTGCCGTCTACACAGTGTGAATATGCCAAACCACGAGTTGgaacagagagaaaaagtaTGGAATAAACCgcatgcgaatgtgtgcatacagcaaaagtaaacatgtgtgcctcatcatttctataagcaatccgaaTCGGAGCAAACACATTTGTATGCGTGAGGTGCAGAAGAAATCAGAGCATTATTGTATGTGTGAACGCGATCGTTCGGGTGATAAGTGTTTATGTGTGCGTGAAACCACATTTACACTTCTTCTGCAATTGGGTACGTAAGTGGGTAAACAACTGTACGAGTGGATCCCATTCAAAACTTCCCCTTTTTGCGGACTGGGACTGGCTGCGTACGTTTCCCATGTACTATTTCATTGTTGGTGCGATTCctgtccggcaaaatgagtgtattttttgagtgatttgagtgacgctgtcgaaatacagtccacgcaaacaatgagaccccaaattttgagtgaataggccttaccagagcacaataaaggtttCTTAGGAAGCTTtaatctctaaaaatagaggtaaaacgtaaaataaacccaagggttcgattagcttttagtagaacctcatcaagctgcagtttgaagttaagacgactgtcaagtataataccaaggtcacggatggacataacacgagagagggacGAGTTACAAAGAGTATAGTTGaataaaataggagaaagagagtgagagaaagaaataacagaacatttttcagggCACAGGTgaagtaaattggatgaacaccaatgaacaaatgctttaaggtaatgctgaagtctcaaacaatcagaagaagaagttacaggtaaaaatattttgatatcatccgcataaaggagatgaccatcaggaggcaaaacattacaaacatcattgatgaacaaaaaaaaacagaagtggacttagcacacaaccctgagggtCCCACCTCctcagattaaaaaaaaaaattcctcagataagtacgacccggttttaaccctgctagatcgattacttaagtatgcggacagccagctaataatgccatcaccaaaaccaagtttagataATTTAGCTAATAATAAAGAGTGAGGTAAACTATGaaaagcagcatgaaagtcagtgtatattgcatcatGTTGAGTACcggcctcaaaagatctaaaaatattggaaacaaaagacatgagattagttgaagtagacctaccagtcataaacccatgctgttaAGGGATAATAGtggaactacaactatgaaaTATGGTTGGAAAGATACATAGCACAAATGTTTTGGCTTTATACGAGGTCCAAAAAAATTCTGCAAGGAGTCCATTTAAGACGCTGCGGGGTGCCATTCTTTTATCGCGCACGCTTCTAAACGTagttgcttcattttttggtcatcatggttagagttcgatataggtgtcaaattttgtatGCTGGCATGACATACTACTATTCAAAGTGCGATTATCGTTTTGtcagtgcattttttttaatgcaaccATTATGTAATTTTAACATTGTTTCAATACGTCAATAAGACTTTCAGAATGAAGGAAGTCGTATCCGAAATTTATATAAATAAGATACACAAATACAAAGATATAGATATACTGAAATAGCTCCATACATTTTTTCGCTATAATATTTTTACTGCTATTCGTTCTCCTTAATTTCGCACAAATCAGTTGGTTTcgtttttatctattttagGGATATTTTCGATCgcatttgaaagcaaaaacaaatatttaaaaacccCTGTTGGTTTAACGAGAATGACGATTCCACTTTGTTGCTGACCCTTTGCCtaaaaagtttgccgaccgctgcttCACGCGAATAGAAACTCACGCGCGACTTCGATTCCGATCCACGAAACGATTTCAGACTAAAAAGTTGATCTAATTTTTTAGTATGTTAACGCGAccaaatattttatgcttttaCTTTGATAACAGCAGGAACACAGCCAAACACTAACTCGGCAAATCGTCGAAATAACGGGCAAGAAATCCAGTGCAACTTATTGTCACTCCAGAGCACGCACGAACCAGTACAGAAAACCAGCAGCACCAATTTAGCAATCATGATCATCACGGCAGAACAGGATAAAAAAACAGGAGCACGGGAAAGGAACAATCACTCGGTTTACCAATCAATCTCCCTCAATCATGTTGTCTGAGTACTTAACGTGCTGAAAAGTGGTGTTGATATATATTACCATGGACCCCGTAAATCGAATGAACCTTTTATtgatttcgtttttattttctaggAGAAACTTGAAACATGGCTTCGGTTACAAACCATAACCTGCATCATACACCAGTTTGGCTGCGAATGAAGCGGCGAATATTATATTCGGTTATTCTCATATAAACTGAGTCGCGAGTGTTATCACATCCAGGGCTGGCTAAGAATGCGATCCCATTGAGTTTACCACGGCACACCAGCGCATTTCCATAATCGCCAATACATAAGTCCGCTCCTCTGACACCTTTAGCACAGATCATgctgaaagaaagaaaccaatcaacaatttcaattaattgGTGGTCTGATGTCGACTCACATAATTAATGCATAATGACCACTTACTTTGAAGTTAATTGAACTGATAATGGACCCCAAGCTCTAGCACAGGTAGCACCCGATGAGATGACCATGTCAGCAGAACGTAATGCGTTGGCAGGCCCTGGGAGATTGGCATTTGTTCTACCCCATCCGAACACAGTACATTTAGTGCCAATTGCTACTTCAGCTGATGCAAGCGGTATTGGAGCAATGTTTCGTCTTCCTCCAAAGGCATTCGCTGGCACAGTCAGAATGGCAATATTGTAATCCGACACGCGATCATTCGGATTAAAAAGGAGATGTACTGCGATCATGAGCACTTTGAATAATACGCCTCCAGAATTTGCCGATGTACTACCCCCGTAGAGAGTAATCTGATACAATGTTGGGTTTCCCGATAAATATGTtgagcgagaaaaaaataaatggattACAACTTACCCGTTGGACACTATTGCGATATGGATAAACAGGAGTAGCAGCAGTCAGCGCATAAGAAGCTGAGATGACAGTACCACCGCAATAGAATTGGCCATCGCGGCGAACACTTATTGCAAATGGATAGTTTGCAATATCGGATGCAAATCCGTTGATAATTCGTCCAgattgtgctgctgcttctgcttcggTTACGTTTTCAGCTTTAACGAGTaagggaaagcggggcaaaatgggcatgcggggcaaaatgggcaccctctatttaagcattttttgactacaaagataatttccaatgctcaaaatgtattcattagagtgttctatgaacaccatgtagttttcataacccttacataacaaataactaataaaaatgcaaaataaggtctagtagcatattgatgtaatttttgccacttcgaaaataagcttaaactagtgtcacagggatgcgttgacgTTTTtcttgatatatttttaaagatatgatattt
Proteins encoded:
- the LOC125907245 gene encoding trypsin 3A1-like, whose amino-acid sequence is MPILPRFPLLVKAENVTEAEAAAQSGRIINGFASDIANYPFAISVRRDGQFYCGGTVISASYALTAATPVYPYRNSVQRITLYGGSTSANSGGVLFKVLMIAVHLLFNPNDRVSDYNIAILTVPANAFGGRRNIAPIPLASAEVAIGTKCTVFGWGRTNANLPGPANALRSADMVISSGATCARAWGPLSVQLTSNMICAKGVRGADLCIGDYGNALVCRGKLNGIAFLASPGCDNTRDSVYMRITEYNIRRFIRSQTGV